The Vulcanimicrobium alpinum sequence TCTGTTAAGCTGGGGCTGTCAGGAGCATACCATGAACCCACCCTCAAACGGTTCGATCGTGTCCCCAGCCGTGGTGTACGAGCGGTGGCTCGGCGAGGGTAGCGCTCAGCCGTTAATCACGGCGGAGAGCTTGGCGGGCTGATTATCGCTGACGGCACTGAGTCCTTCGAGTTGCATGTAGCGCCGCTGCAGTTGCCATTCGTCGTTCTGTTCCAGTAGGAGCGCACCGACGAGGCGTACGATGGCAGCATCGTTCGGGAAGATACCGACGACATCGGTGCGCCGCTTGATCTCCGCGTTGACCCGTTCGAGCGGATTGGTTGAGGCGATCTGCTTGCGGTGCGCCTTGGGAAAGTCCATGTACGCGAGCACGTCGTTCTCGGCGTCGTCCATCATCGCCGCGAGCTTCGGGAACTTCTGCCGAAGCTGCTCGGAGACGATACGCCATTGCTCGTGCGCAGCTTCCGCTGTCTCTTGCGCGAATACCGTGTTGATCAACGCGAGGACCATCTGCCGTTGCCCTTTACCCGCATGTGCGAGCGCGTTTCGCATAAAATGCACGCGGCAGCGCTGCCACGTTGCTTTGAATACTTTCGCGATGGCCGCTTTCAGGCCGACATGCGAGTCGGAAATGACGAGCTTGACACCGCGCAATCCGCGGCGGCTCAAGCTGCGAAGAAAGTCGATCCAGAACGGCTCTGCTTCGCTCGGACCAACCGCGAGGCCCAACAATTCCCGTGTCCCATCGGTGTTTACGCCGACGGCCAGTATCACGGCGACCGAGACGATGCGTCCGCCGGAGCGCGTCTTCACGTACGTCGCGTCGATCCAAAGATAGGGCCAGTCGCCTTCGATCGGCCGGGTAAGAAATGCGTTCACGCGTTCGTCGATCTCTTCGCACAGCCGTGAGACCTGACTCTTGGAGATGCCTGTCATCCCCATCGCCTTGACGAGCTCGTCGACCGAGCGCGTGGAGATGCCCTGGATGTAGGCCTCTTGGATGACGGCGGTGAGCGCCTTCTCCGCCGTGCGGCGCGGCTCGAGGAACGCGGGGAAGTAGCTACCTTTGCGCAACTTGGGGATGCGCAGTCCGATCGTGCCGGAACGCGTCTCCCATTGGCGCTCGCGGAAGCCGTTGCGGGCGTTCTGTCGGCCGGGGCCGCGCTCGCCGTAGGGCAAGCCGCAGAGTTCCTCAACATCGATCTCCATGATCCGCTGCGCGGCGTACTGGAGCATCTCGCGAACGAAGTGGCCGAGTCCCTATAATTGATGTAAATTGAGCGGGCGGGTAGCCACCGCCCCGGTTCGAAGATTGACGTTGTTCAACACCTCAATCGAAAGGACCGAAACGGTGGCCGATTACGATCTTACCCTATCCCGCGACGCGATTCCAGCTTTGCTTGATCAGCCGGCGGCGCTCGGCAAACTCGTCGAAGTGATTCTCAACCAAGTGCTCGAGGCACAGATGCGCGATCATCTGGGCGCCGAGCGGTACGAACGCTGTCAAGAACGGGAGGGCTATCGGAATGGGTATCGCGATCGACAGCTCTCGACCCGCGTCGGATCGCTGGTCCTGCGCGTGCCGCAAACGCGCGACGGCAGCTTCTCAACCGACATCTTTGAGCGTTATCGCCGCAGCGAACAAGCCTTTGTCGTGGGCCTGATGGAGATGGTCGTCAACGGCGTCTCGACGCGGAAGGTCACGCGGATAACCGAAGGCCTCTGCGGGACGTCGTTTTCGAAATCGACGGTAAGTCGCCTTACGAAGGCACTCGACGAACCGGTCGCGGGATTCTTGAATCGCCGGCTCGACGCAGCGTACCCATTCATCATCGTTGACGCGCTCTTTACGAAGGTGCGCACCGACAAGAGCGTCGTCAGCAAAGCACTACTCATCGCGAGCGGCATTCGCGCTGACGGGTACCGCGAAATCCTTGGTCTTTCGATCGGCGATTCGGAGAGCTTTGCGACGTGGAACGAGTTCTTTCGCGGCCTCAAAGCGCGCGGCTTGCACGGCGTCGACGTTGCCGTCTCCGACAATCACTCGGGCTTACGCGAGGCGATCGCCAAGCAATTCGTCGGCGCGACGTGGCAGCGTTGCCAGTTCCACGTGATGAAGAACTTGCTCGATCACGCGCCCAAGAAAGAACGGGAAAACGTAACCGCTGCAGCTCGGCTGATCTTCCTCGCAACTGATCGCAAAGAGGCCGAGCGTCGATATGCGGAATTCATGGCCCGCTTCGCAGAAACGGCGCCCAAGTCGTGCGTGTGCTTGGAAGGAGCGTTCGAAGACATGCTTGCGATCTTGCCGCTGCCGGAGAAATATCGCCGGCGACTGCGCACGAGCAACATGCAAGAGCGGCTCAATGAAGAGATTCGTCGCCGGGAGAAAGTCATTCGCATCTTCCCAAACGACGCCGCGGCGATTCGCATGGTCGGCGCGCTACTCTCCGAGCAAAACGACGAATGGTTAGGCCGAGCCTACTTCGACATGACCGAATACTTCGAATGGAAAGCAACGACGGTGGCCAAGCCGGCCGCCGTAAAACGAGACAGACGAGCAGCCTAACTAACGCGATCGACGAACCGGAATTACAGCAGATTTGGGACTTGACTAACGAAGTCGACGTCGCCGCCCTTTTCGACGAGCTCGGAAAGTGCGATACTGGGTTTGGCCATCGTGGATCCCTTTCGGTCGGTTATTTGTTGCAAAAACAACCTTCGCCGAAAGCCACGATGGCCGCTCTCTATGCTACAAGGGCGACCCTCTCATACACCACGGGCCGGGACACGATCAACGGTGTTTCGCCGCCGTCGATTGAGCGTCGGCTCTCGATTGTCGAGACGCCGGTTCAGCGGCCGACGCGACGTCGCTTCTCGGTCGCCGAAAAGGCGCGTATTGTGAACGATGCTGATGCCTGCGAGTCGGGTACGGTCGGTGCGTTCTTGCGCCGCGAAGGCATCTACTCTTCGCAGCTGTACGCATGGCGCAAGGAGCGCGATCGCGGCGATTACGATCCAAAGGAAATTAAGGCCCGAGCTCTCGATCGTAAGGAAGCCGAATCGCTCAAGAAAATGAACCACGAGCAAGACATTGAGATACGCAGGTTGCAACGCAAGATCGCGCGCTTGGAGCTTCTCGAAGACATCCGAAAAAAAGCAGCGGGGCTCTTGAACATCGAGTACAAGAGCCCCAAGTTCGACGACCTGGACG is a genomic window containing:
- a CDS encoding IS256 family transposase, which translates into the protein MADYDLTLSRDAIPALLDQPAALGKLVEVILNQVLEAQMRDHLGAERYERCQEREGYRNGYRDRQLSTRVGSLVLRVPQTRDGSFSTDIFERYRRSEQAFVVGLMEMVVNGVSTRKVTRITEGLCGTSFSKSTVSRLTKALDEPVAGFLNRRLDAAYPFIIVDALFTKVRTDKSVVSKALLIASGIRADGYREILGLSIGDSESFATWNEFFRGLKARGLHGVDVAVSDNHSGLREAIAKQFVGATWQRCQFHVMKNLLDHAPKKERENVTAAARLIFLATDRKEAERRYAEFMARFAETAPKSCVCLEGAFEDMLAILPLPEKYRRRLRTSNMQERLNEEIRRREKVIRIFPNDAAAIRMVGALLSEQNDEWLGRAYFDMTEYFEWKATTVAKPAAVKRDRRAA
- a CDS encoding transposase produces the protein MAALYATRATLSYTTGRDTINGVSPPSIERRLSIVETPVQRPTRRRFSVAEKARIVNDADACESGTVGAFLRREGIYSSQLYAWRKERDRGDYDPKEIKARALDRKEAESLKKMNHEQDIEIRRLQRKIARLELLEDIRKKAAGLLNIEYKSPKFDDLDD